One Luteibacter aegosomaticola genomic window carries:
- a CDS encoding HAD family hydrolase, with protein MLTYRWEPRHTIATFVALVMLVNAGRAHVDPSSDPLPSWNDGATKTAIVAFVAGAASEGDAGYIAPVDRVAVFDMDGTLMPEKPLPGAVLPLAADVKGAVAKRPALANEPGVAAFLKGDIPALVALGQAGLAQVTAAAIDGRTTDEVADGMAREAHAAVNARWGTPYPRLAYRPMLELLRYLEANGFETWICSGSPIAYTRGIARDAFGIPPDRVIGSALATRVQEREGRVVLVYTGKVDQVVDREGKPPAIYRAIGRRPAFVGGNVGGVGDVSMMRYAMDRGGPAFALLVNHDDAAREFAYAEKGGESLAAAVRYHFHIASIRGDWNTVFDPSVNARPPTP; from the coding sequence GTGCTTACGTATCGATGGGAACCACGACATACCATCGCGACTTTTGTTGCGCTGGTCATGCTTGTCAATGCGGGCCGGGCGCATGTCGATCCATCGTCCGACCCCTTGCCGTCGTGGAACGACGGCGCGACGAAGACGGCGATCGTGGCGTTTGTCGCCGGGGCGGCGTCGGAAGGTGACGCGGGGTACATCGCACCGGTGGACCGCGTCGCAGTATTTGACATGGATGGCACGTTGATGCCCGAGAAGCCCCTGCCAGGCGCGGTACTGCCTCTCGCTGCGGATGTGAAGGGCGCCGTTGCGAAGCGGCCCGCCCTCGCGAACGAGCCGGGCGTGGCCGCCTTCCTCAAGGGCGATATCCCGGCACTCGTCGCGCTTGGGCAAGCCGGGCTGGCCCAGGTGACGGCCGCGGCCATCGATGGACGCACGACGGACGAGGTGGCTGATGGCATGGCGCGTGAGGCGCACGCGGCCGTGAATGCACGCTGGGGCACACCCTACCCACGGCTTGCGTACCGCCCCATGCTGGAGCTGCTGCGTTATCTCGAGGCGAATGGCTTCGAGACATGGATCTGCAGCGGCTCACCCATCGCCTATACCCGCGGGATCGCGCGCGACGCCTTCGGCATACCGCCGGATCGCGTGATCGGCAGCGCCCTGGCGACACGCGTGCAGGAACGCGAGGGCCGTGTGGTGCTGGTGTATACGGGCAAGGTCGATCAGGTGGTGGATCGCGAAGGCAAGCCGCCAGCCATCTACCGCGCCATCGGCAGGCGTCCGGCGTTCGTTGGCGGCAACGTCGGCGGCGTGGGCGACGTCTCGATGATGCGGTACGCCATGGACCGCGGTGGCCCCGCGTTCGCCCTGCTTGTGAACCACGATGACGCGGCCCGCGAATTCGCCTATGCGGAGAAGGGCGGCGAATCGCTGGCTGCAGCCGTTCGCTACCACTTCCATATCGCCAGCATCCGCGGCGACTGGAACACCGTGTTCGATCCCTCGGTGAACGCGCGTCCACCGACGCCCTGA
- a CDS encoding YidH family protein, whose product MAHDKTRYDYVPAALEGEHPDLSVELSARRTGMSFQRTRMSTDRTLMSIMRTSISLISFGFTIAQFFERLRSAKMLPETSAAPRQLGLAMVGLGVVMLLLGIVYHVHYMRTLRDERAEMTHAGLIHGETPYPLSLTLLVSLILLAIGILAIVSLVSNAGQSG is encoded by the coding sequence ATGGCTCACGATAAGACCCGCTACGACTACGTGCCCGCCGCGCTCGAAGGCGAGCACCCGGACCTTTCCGTCGAACTCTCCGCACGCCGCACCGGCATGTCGTTCCAGCGCACGCGAATGAGCACCGACCGTACACTGATGTCGATCATGCGCACGTCGATATCCCTGATCAGCTTCGGCTTCACCATCGCCCAGTTCTTCGAACGCCTCCGCAGTGCGAAGATGCTTCCCGAGACCAGCGCGGCGCCCAGACAACTGGGCCTCGCGATGGTGGGCCTTGGTGTCGTCATGCTGCTGCTCGGCATCGTTTACCACGTGCACTACATGCGTACGCTTCGTGACGAACGCGCCGAGATGACCCATGCCGGACTGATCCATGGCGAAACACCTTATCCGCTCTCGCTTACCTTGCTGGTGTCGCTGATCCTGCTGGCGATTGGCATCCTTGCTATCGTCAGCCTCGTGAGCAATGCGGGGCAAAGCGGCTAA
- a CDS encoding arylsulfatase: MATQKKAKEPASGKTGKAGKRPNILVIWGDDIGISNLSCYTRGLMGYQTPNIDRLANEGMLFTDSYGEQSCTAGRSSFITGQSVYRTGLSKVGVPAAPVGMSDKIITIAAVLKNQGYATGQFGKNHLGDRNEHLPTNHGFDEFFGNLYHLNAEEEPEMDDYWPEKDFPTFVKAVRPRGVLHSWATDKDDATEDPRFGRVGKQKIKDTGPLNKKRMETCDDEFVAATKDFIKRQVDDDTPFFIWLNFTHMHLFTHPKPESQGQAGRWQSPYHDTMVDHDRNVGEVLDYLDKLGIADNTFVMYSTDNGPHRNSWPDAGTTPFRSEKNTNWEGAFRVPMVVRWPGHIKAGRVSNDIVQHHDWLPTFADMAGAGDAVEQLKKGYQAIGRTYHNHIDGGSLLKHLTDAEAVSPRKIFVYLSDDCDVLGLRFDNWKISFMEQRCKGTMAVWGEPFTRLRLPKLYNLRTDPYEFAETTSNSYWEWFCYHAFIIFGAWRIMDKWASTFKEFPPVQHPNSFTIDEALKMLSESTRSD; the protein is encoded by the coding sequence ATGGCTACGCAGAAAAAGGCAAAAGAACCTGCCTCAGGCAAGACCGGGAAGGCCGGTAAGCGGCCCAACATCCTGGTGATCTGGGGCGACGATATCGGTATCTCCAACCTCAGTTGCTATACGCGTGGGTTGATGGGCTACCAGACGCCCAACATCGACCGTCTCGCCAACGAAGGCATGCTGTTCACCGATTCATACGGCGAGCAGTCGTGCACGGCGGGACGTTCCTCGTTCATCACCGGCCAGAGCGTCTACCGTACCGGCCTGTCGAAAGTCGGTGTGCCCGCCGCGCCCGTGGGCATGTCCGACAAGATCATCACCATCGCGGCCGTGCTGAAGAACCAGGGCTATGCGACCGGTCAGTTCGGAAAAAACCATTTGGGCGATCGCAACGAGCATCTGCCGACCAACCACGGTTTCGATGAATTCTTTGGCAACCTCTACCACCTGAATGCCGAGGAAGAGCCCGAAATGGACGACTACTGGCCGGAGAAGGACTTTCCCACCTTCGTGAAGGCAGTGCGTCCCCGTGGCGTGTTGCACAGCTGGGCGACCGACAAGGACGACGCGACCGAAGACCCGCGCTTCGGCCGGGTGGGCAAGCAGAAGATCAAGGACACCGGTCCGTTGAACAAGAAGCGCATGGAGACCTGCGATGACGAGTTCGTCGCCGCGACCAAGGATTTCATCAAGCGCCAGGTGGATGACGACACGCCGTTCTTCATCTGGTTGAACTTCACCCATATGCATCTGTTCACTCATCCCAAGCCGGAGAGCCAGGGGCAGGCAGGGCGGTGGCAGTCGCCTTACCACGACACCATGGTGGATCACGACAGGAACGTTGGCGAGGTGCTCGATTACCTGGACAAGCTCGGGATTGCCGACAACACGTTCGTCATGTATTCCACCGACAACGGCCCGCACCGGAACAGCTGGCCCGACGCCGGTACGACACCGTTCCGCAGCGAGAAAAACACGAACTGGGAAGGCGCCTTCCGCGTGCCGATGGTGGTGCGCTGGCCTGGCCATATCAAGGCAGGCCGTGTCTCGAACGATATCGTGCAGCACCACGACTGGCTGCCGACCTTCGCCGACATGGCGGGCGCCGGCGATGCCGTCGAGCAGTTGAAGAAAGGCTATCAAGCGATTGGCCGGACTTACCACAACCATATCGACGGCGGCAGCCTGCTCAAGCATCTTACGGACGCCGAGGCCGTCAGCCCGCGCAAGATCTTCGTTTACCTGAGCGATGATTGCGACGTATTGGGCCTGCGCTTCGACAACTGGAAGATCTCGTTCATGGAGCAGCGCTGCAAAGGGACGATGGCGGTATGGGGCGAGCCGTTCACGCGCCTGCGCCTGCCTAAGCTCTACAACCTGCGGACCGACCCGTACGAGTTTGCGGAGACCACGTCGAACTCATACTGGGAGTGGTTCTGCTACCACGCATTCATCATTTTTGGCGCGTGGCGCATCATGGATAAGTGGGCATCTACCTTCAAGGAGTTCCCGCCGGTGCAGCACCCGAACAGCTTCACGATCGACGAGGCGTTGAAGATGCTAAGTGAATCGACGCGTAGCGATTGA
- a CDS encoding response regulator — translation MRVPGDAVLPIDVVVADHHRVVAEGVAALLGPCVRSTALVHSAAALFERVAPGVIVVGDIDLPDMPGLDPLRRLAGRRDDIRFIVLSGHDEPLVVQDAMQAGAWAYVLKQSPRGELLDALQDVVEGRRYLSPGLMAALVNAPPPVHRLTRRQREVLERMARGLRATEIAVELGISVRTVESHRQALLDLFHVHSGVALVRDAIRMGLIRDHGNRP, via the coding sequence ATGCGTGTGCCGGGCGATGCGGTGCTGCCGATCGACGTGGTGGTGGCCGACCACCACCGCGTCGTGGCCGAAGGCGTGGCCGCGCTGCTGGGGCCGTGCGTGCGTTCGACGGCACTGGTGCATTCGGCGGCGGCGCTGTTTGAGCGCGTGGCGCCCGGCGTGATCGTGGTCGGTGATATCGATCTGCCCGACATGCCGGGCCTGGATCCGCTTCGCCGCCTTGCGGGCCGGCGCGATGATATCCGCTTCATCGTGCTCTCCGGGCATGACGAGCCGCTGGTGGTTCAGGACGCCATGCAAGCGGGTGCGTGGGCTTATGTGTTGAAGCAATCGCCGCGCGGCGAACTGCTGGACGCGTTGCAGGATGTGGTGGAGGGGCGGCGCTACCTGAGTCCGGGCCTGATGGCCGCCCTCGTCAACGCACCACCGCCGGTGCACCGGCTTACCCGCCGTCAGCGGGAGGTGCTCGAGCGCATGGCGCGGGGGCTGCGGGCCACGGAGATCGCCGTCGAGCTTGGTATCTCCGTGCGCACGGTGGAGAGCCACCGCCAGGCACTGCTCGACCTGTTCCACGTTCATAGCGGCGTCGCCCTCGTACGTGACGCCATTCGCATGGGCCTTATCCGCGATCACGGCAACCGGCCCTGA
- a CDS encoding DUF2950 domain-containing protein, translated as MNVPTAKRVARTLLAACLMASFAAWPAAATYPTPDAAADALVAALKAHDDTAIGKVLGSDWRTYIPTEGVQREDVDAFVDDYAGNHRIVTDGSGTHLTVGRAGWQLPIPLAKDATGWHFDVAAGHDEIIARQIGHNEMDVVQVLLAYYDAQREYAASTHDKDSVPHYASKLRSTPGQHDGLYWAPEEGQPESPLGPRLAAEKVHGDTYFGYHYRILTAQGASAPGGAYDYVAGGVMANGFALIAWPARYGESGVMTFEISHDGQVFQKDLGKDTSTAITHIERFDPDSSWTEVPVSP; from the coding sequence ATGAATGTCCCGACCGCCAAGCGCGTTGCGCGCACGCTCCTTGCCGCCTGCCTCATGGCCAGCTTCGCCGCATGGCCAGCCGCAGCCACCTACCCCACCCCGGATGCGGCGGCGGATGCCCTCGTCGCCGCGTTGAAAGCCCATGACGATACGGCCATCGGCAAGGTCCTCGGCAGCGACTGGCGCACCTATATCCCCACTGAAGGCGTCCAACGCGAAGACGTCGATGCGTTTGTCGACGACTACGCTGGCAACCACCGCATCGTGACCGATGGTAGCGGCACCCACCTCACCGTGGGCCGCGCGGGCTGGCAACTACCCATTCCCCTGGCGAAAGACGCCACGGGCTGGCACTTCGACGTGGCAGCGGGCCACGATGAAATCATCGCGCGCCAGATCGGCCACAACGAAATGGACGTGGTGCAGGTGCTGCTGGCCTATTACGACGCGCAGCGCGAATACGCCGCCAGCACGCACGACAAGGACAGCGTGCCGCATTACGCGTCGAAGCTGCGCAGCACGCCGGGCCAGCACGACGGCCTCTACTGGGCGCCGGAAGAAGGCCAGCCGGAAAGCCCGCTCGGGCCGCGCCTCGCCGCGGAGAAAGTCCACGGCGATACGTACTTTGGCTACCACTACCGGATCCTCACCGCACAAGGCGCCTCGGCACCCGGGGGCGCCTACGACTACGTCGCCGGCGGCGTCATGGCCAATGGCTTCGCCCTCATCGCTTGGCCCGCACGCTACGGCGAAAGCGGCGTCATGACCTTCGAGATCAGCCACGACGGCCAGGTCTTCCAAAAAGATCTCGGCAAGGACACCTCCACCGCCATCACGCATATCGAGCGTTTCGACCCGGACTCGAGCTGGACCGAGGTACCGGTTTCCCCCTGA
- a CDS encoding BamA/TamA family outer membrane protein, with protein MDGHDDGWSTTRALPMRHAAICLLLGCAAALATGAASADDTPPPEKKESFWQLIHDPDDHAIDMSRWLLQHKGALIVPIIITEPAVGNGGGASAVFFQPAKQSQASKDSGEHIPPNIYGFGAAKTQNGTYGAVAAGEFHFRDDQWRYKGAVGKASANLDFYTKGLFLGPRKIGYNLDGWFSFQQVSRRLGSLPLYIGARWIYIDLDSSLNVEGNHQFFKPRDFASRASGLGPVIEWDTRDNTLTPSRGVLATAESTFYAPGLGSDNTFQSYRAHVLGYIPMGPRFVLGLRADYRTAPGSTPFYQLPSIDLRGISYGRYQDRSVGMVEAELRWNMTRRWAALAFGGAGRAWGRRNSFDDASTETTKGVGFRYLIASALGLYAGVDWAWARDDHAWYLQVGSAWR; from the coding sequence ATGGATGGTCACGATGACGGCTGGTCCACGACCCGTGCCCTCCCTATGCGACATGCCGCGATTTGCCTGCTGTTGGGTTGTGCAGCCGCGCTGGCTACGGGTGCCGCGTCGGCGGACGATACGCCGCCACCCGAAAAAAAAGAGAGCTTCTGGCAACTCATCCACGACCCGGATGACCATGCCATCGACATGTCACGCTGGCTCCTGCAACACAAGGGCGCGCTCATCGTCCCGATCATCATCACTGAACCCGCCGTCGGTAACGGCGGCGGCGCGTCCGCCGTGTTCTTCCAGCCGGCGAAACAATCGCAGGCGTCGAAGGACAGTGGCGAGCACATACCACCAAACATCTATGGCTTCGGCGCTGCGAAGACGCAGAACGGTACCTACGGCGCCGTCGCAGCCGGTGAGTTCCACTTCCGCGACGATCAGTGGCGGTACAAGGGTGCTGTCGGCAAGGCGTCGGCCAACCTCGATTTCTATACCAAGGGCCTGTTCCTCGGGCCGCGCAAGATTGGCTATAACCTCGACGGCTGGTTCTCCTTCCAGCAGGTGTCCCGGCGGCTGGGCTCGCTCCCGCTGTACATCGGGGCGCGCTGGATCTACATCGACCTCGACAGCAGCCTCAACGTCGAAGGCAACCACCAGTTCTTCAAGCCGCGCGATTTCGCCAGCCGGGCCTCCGGCCTCGGCCCGGTCATCGAATGGGATACGCGGGACAACACACTGACGCCCTCGCGCGGCGTGCTGGCCACCGCGGAAAGCACCTTCTACGCCCCGGGCCTGGGTAGCGACAACACCTTCCAGTCCTATCGCGCGCATGTCCTGGGCTACATACCCATGGGCCCGCGCTTCGTCCTCGGCCTGCGTGCGGACTACCGCACCGCGCCGGGCAGTACGCCGTTCTACCAGCTGCCGTCGATCGACCTGCGTGGCATCTCCTATGGTCGTTACCAGGACCGCTCGGTCGGCATGGTGGAAGCCGAGCTGCGCTGGAACATGACGCGCCGCTGGGCGGCTCTCGCGTTCGGCGGCGCCGGACGTGCCTGGGGCCGGCGCAACAGCTTTGACGACGCCAGCACCGAAACCACGAAGGGCGTGGGCTTTCGCTATCTCATCGCCAGCGCCCTCGGCTTGTATGCCGGCGTCGACTGGGCATGGGCGCGCGACGACCACGCCTGGTACCTGCAGGTCGGCAGCGCGTGGCGTTGA